The Streptomyces noursei ATCC 11455 sequence ATCGGCGCCGCCCCCGGCCTTCCCGCCCGTACGGAGTACGGGCCGTGGCCCTCATCGGAGGAGCGCTCCCCGGTGACAGTGGCGGGACCGCGCCGGATTCGCACCGGACTTCCTCTGCTGTCGCCGATTGGCCCGGGCAGTCCACCACGCCCCGCGAAGGCCCGTCAACTCACCCTTGACCTGCGAAGCAGCCCCACCGCCGGACCTGTGGTCAAAGCCACAGGGTGGCCGCCGGCTCACGGACGGTTGCCCCTGGCACGCCTCCCGCGCCACTATCTGGTGCACGGCGGGCGAAGGGGCCCGCCGGGAGGGGGACCGGGGGATGCCGGAGAGCGCCGACCGCCACGAGATCCGCATCAGGGTCGCGGGTACCAACAATCCGAGCCAGGACATCGACGACCTCACCGCATGGCTGGAGCGCGAGCCCTGGCTGACGCGGCACCAGCACGACTGGCAGCGCCGGCCCCGCCCCGAGGAGAGCCCCGGCCGCGACGCCGCCGACGGCGCGATGGCGGTCGGCGTCGACGACCTGGTCCTGGTCGTCGTCGGGGCGGTGGCCGCCGAGATCACCAAGGGACTGGGCATCGCCTTACGCGAGTGGCTGCGCCGCCGCCGGGAGGCCCGCGAGGAGGGCGAGGAGCCCACGGTCGCGGTCGGCGCCGGCCCGCAGGTGCACGACATCGGCGAGGGCCCGCAGCAGCCGGCCGCCCCGGGGTCCGCGCGCCCCCGCACCGGAAGCCGTGCGGACGAGGACGGCAGCACCGGCGAGGACTGACCCGGATGTCCGAGTACGACGCCCGGGGCAAGGTCAACCGCGCCCTGCTGATCTGCGTCCACGACTACGAGACGCTGACCCGCCTGCCCGCCGTCGAGGCCAACGCCGAGGCGCTCCGCCACGCCCTGACCCGCCCCGGCACCGACCTGTTCACCGCCGACGAGGTGGTGGTCTGCCGGCCCCACCGGCCCGAGGACCTCAGCACCGCCCTGCGCACCGCCGCCGACGAGGCGCGCGGCCTGCTGCTGGTGTACTTCTCCGGCCACGGCTGGGTCGGCAACGACGGCGCCGACCTCCAGCTGATGGTGGGAGCCTCGGACACCCGCCAGAGCTACACCACCGTCTCCTGGCAGGACACCGTGCTCTCCTGCCTGGACAACGCCCGCGCCGACCGCGTCGTGATCGTCCTGGAGTGCTGCTACTCCGGGAACGCCGACAGTGCCTTCTACGCCCTGCGCAAGCCCGTCTCGCTGCTGATGGCCCACCAGCCCAACCGCCGGATCTTCAGCGGCGACGAGCAGGCCGGCGGCACCGCCTTCACCCGCGCCGTGGTGCGGATCCTCGAACAGGGCCGCGCCGACCGGCCGTTCGTCACCTTCGACGACCTCGCCGGCGCCCTGCGCGACGAACTCGTCGACGAACGGACCCCGATGGGCGAGCCGTGGGAGCCGCGCGCCGCCAAACAGAACACCCTCGACGACGTCATCCTCTCCTTCGCCACCCCCGAGAACCGGCCGGCCACCCCGCTGAAGGTCCGGCTGCGCCGCTGGTACAACGAGCACTCGCGGCGGCGCGCCAAGCTCCTCATCGCCCTCGCCGCGGTGTGCGCGCTGCTCGCCGCGGGCCTGGTCGCGGCCCGCGTGCTGACCCCGCCCGCACCCTGCCCGCCCGCCCTGGAACTGCGCCTGCTCACCGCGCCCGAGGCCGAGCCCGCCCTGCGCCGGGCCGCGTTCGACTACGAGATGTCCCCGCTCAACACCCGCCCGCTGGACGGCGAACGGGACCTCCCCGACGGCTGCCGGCGGGCCCAGATCACCGTCTACTCCGCCGCCAAGGACCAGATCGACCAGGGCTTCGCCGCCGCCGACCGCTGGCAGGGCGAGGCGCACGGCGGCGCCCCCGAGGCCCCCGCCAGGTCCACCGCTCCCGACCCCCTCTACCGGCCCGGTCCGCAGCCGGACCTGTGGATCCCCGAATCCACCGCCGACTACGAGGAGGCCCGCCGCGGCATGCCGTCCACCGGCTCCCCGGCCACCCTGTCCGACACCGGCCCGGTCGCCTACAGCCCCCTGGTCGTCGGCATCCCCGCCGGCACCCAACTCGACGGCGTCGAACGGGTCGACGCACCCTGGAAGGACCTGCTGACCAGCACCGACAGCGACCACCGGAACCTGCGGCTGCTGCGCCCCAGCCCGGTCCTGTCCGGCACCGGGCTGCTGCACACCCTCGGCCTCTACCTCGCCGGCGACGGCGCCCCCATCGGGCCGTCCGGCGCCCCCGACCCCACCCGCGCCCAGGACGCCGAGCGCCGCCTGGTCGCCCCCGGCAGCCAGTACGCCGGCAGCCCCGAACTCCTGTGCTCGCTGCGCCAGGACGGCGGCCCGGACCAGGCCCCGGACCGGCCCGGCACCGGCCGGAGCCCGCACTCCGCCCCCCTGGTCTCCGAGAAGTCCCTCGCCGACTTCAACCTCGGCCACGCTCTCGGCGGCTGCCCCGCCCTCGACGCCCCGCCGCCCCTCGGCGACCGCTACTACGCCTACTACCCCAAGAACGTCCCGGCGCTGGACCACCCGCTGATCCGCGTGGACTGGGCCGGCACCGCCGACGCCGCACCCCGCCGGGCCGCCGTCGCCCGGTTCGCCGACTGGCTGCGCGACCCGGCCGGCGGCCAGCGGTCGCTCACCGCGCAGGGCTACCGCGGCCTCCCCGAGAAGGACGGCTCCGCGCCCCGTCCCAACCCCGCGTCCCCGCTCCTCAACCCCCGCGCCGACACCGACCCCACCGCCCCCGTCACCCGCTTCACCGCCGGCCCCGACCAGGTCGCCCAGGTGCTGACCGACTACAACCGGGCACAACGCGCCAGTCGGCTGCTGATCCTGATGGACACCTCCACCTCGATGGCCGACGGCGGCAAGCTCCCGATCGTGGTCGGCGCCGCCGCCCGCGCCCTGGAGATGGTCGGCGCCCACCACACCTACGGCCTGTGGACCTTCCCCGACCCCGCGCACCCCGGCGACCCGGCGGCGGTCCGCCGGGCCGTCCCGCTCGGCAGCACCGACCCCGCGCCCGGCCGGGCCGCCCTGGACCGGATCGCCAAGGGCGAACTGGTCGACCACGGCGCCGCGATGGAGGAGGCGCTGACCACGGCGGTGACCGAGATGAAGAAACCGGGCGAGGGCAACAGCGCCATCGTGCTGCTCATCGACGAGGACGACGGCGGTCCCCGGCGGGCCGCGGGCGTGGAACAGAAGCTCACCACCCTGCTGAAGGAGGCCCCCGAGGTGCCGGTGCTGACCGTGGTGATGGGCCGGGTGGGCTGCGACACCTTCGTCTTCCAGGGGCTGGCCCGCGCCTCCGCCGGGCAGTGCGTGCCCGGCGGCCCGGCCGCGCCCGACCTGCTGGCCGGGCTGGTCGCCTCGGTCGGCACCGCGGGGACGGTGCGGCGGTGAGGGCCGGGGCCGCCCTGCCGGCCGCCGCCCTGGCGCTGCTCCTGACCGCCGCGGTCGGCGGCTGCACGTCCGGACGACCCGCCCCCGAACAGGGCCCGATCGTCCTGGCCACCGGCAGCGACCTCAGCAGCTCCGGCGTCCGCCAGGACCTCATCCACGCCTGGGAGCGCCGCACCGGCCGCACCGTGCGGATCGTCAAACTCCCCGACACCGCCGACGCCCAGCGCAGCCAGCTGCTGGCCGCCGGACAGGCCGGCAACAGCGGCTACGACGTGCTCAACATCGACGTGGCCTGGACTGCGGAGTTCGCCGCCGCCCACGTCATCCGCCCCTGGGACGGCGGCCTGGACGGCGACTTCCTGCCCAGCGTGGTCAAGACCGCCACCGGCGACGACGGCAGGATCTGGGCGGTCCCCTTCAACACCGACGCCGGGCTCCTCTACTACCGCAAGGACATCCTGAAGAAGTACCACCACTCCGCCGAACCCCCCTCCAACTGGGGCGAGTTGAAGAACGTCGCCATCGAGGTGACCAACGCCTACAACCGCGAGGCCGCGCGGGCCGCGAAGGCCGCCGGCAAGGCACCGCCGCCCACCCTCTACGGCATGGTCGCCCAGCTGCGCCCCTACGAGGGGCTGACCGTGAACACCCTGGAGGCCGCCTGGGCCAACGGCGGCAACCCGGACGCCACCAGCTTCAGCAAGGGCGAGCAGATCGGCGCGCTCCAGATGGGCGTCGCCGAACTCAAGAGCCGGCTCGACACGATCATGCCGCACGAGGCCACCGCGATGGACGAGACCGAGAGCCGCCGCTGGTTCGCCGACGGCCGCGCGCTGTTCATGCGCAACTGGCCGGTGGAGTACGCCTCGATCGCCGAGAAGCTCACCCCGCTCGTGCAGTTCGACGTCGCCCAGCTGCCCGCCCGGCCCGACGGCAAGCGGATGTCGGTGCTGGGCGGGCAGAACCTCGCGATCGCCGCCGACAGCACCCACCCGTCCGGCGCCCGGGCCCTGATCGAGGCGCTGACCGACCCGGAGAGCGAACGCTGCCTCCTGGAACGGGGCTTCGCGGCGACCCGCAGCTCGGCCTACCGCACGGCCGGCGGGGCGCCGCACTGCCCGCTGCCGCCGGGCGACGCCCAGCGCGGCGAGCACGGCGCCGGCGGAGCGCCGTCCGCCCCGCCCGACGGGCCGCCGCCCTACACGCAGGTGCTCAAAGGGGCCCTGCTCGCCGCCGAGCCGAGACCGCGCAGCGCCCACTACCAGACCTTCAGCAAGGTCGTGCAGATCCGGGTCTCGGAGTACCTCGACAGCCAGGGCGGCACCGCCATCGCCGACGAGCTCGCCAAGGAGGCCGACCAGGCGCTCAGCGGCCGGGAGTGACACATGCGGACGGGGCGCCCGAGGGCCGCGGCCGCTGCCGCGCCTTCTCGGACGCCCCGTCCGTTGCCGGATCCGCCGGCGTCGGTCTCAGGCGGCGACGATCAGGTAGATCCCGTACGCCACGGCCGCGGCGCAGAGCGCGAAGGCCGCCAGTGCCCCGGCGCGCGCCCCGGCGGCCGGTGCGGTGGTCGTGGTCGCCGGTGCGCCCTGTGCCGCGGGCTTGCGGGAGACCCCCACGATCCCGACGGTGAACAGGCCCACGAGCCCCACCGTCACCACGAGGCTGACGCCGAAGACCTGGCCGAGAGCTGCCCAGTCGATGTGCATTGCGTAGTCCTTAGGTCAGGGTGGTCGGCGTCAGGAGGTGGCCGCCGCGGGCCGGGCGGGGGATTGCGCCGGGTCCGGGTGGGTGGGAGCGACGCCTGCCTCGGTGGCCGCCGGAGCGGTGACCGCCGCGACGACCGGGCCCGCCGGGGGCGGGGCGACGGTCTGCAGCGCCGTGGTGACGACACCGGCCGGCTCCGCCGCCGGTCCGTCGTTGACGTTGGTGTGGTCCACCGGCTTGCGCCGGGAGGCCGCCCAGATGCCGCCGCCGATCGCCAGGGCCAGCACGGCGACCGTCGTCACGCCCCAGGTGCCCTGGTCGGCGAGGAAGGCGGCACCCGCGGAGACCAGGCCGGCGGCCGGCAGGGTCAGCCCCCAGGCCACGACCATCCGCCCGGCCGTGGACCAGCGCACCACGCCGCCCTTGCGGCCCAGTCCGGAGCCCATCACGGCGCCGGAGCAGACCTGGGTGGTGGAGAGCGCGAAGCCGAGGTGGGAGGAGGCCAGGATGGTGGCCGCCGCGCCGGTCTGGGCGGCGAAGCCCTGCGGCGGCTGGATGTCGGTGATGCCCTTGCCCATGGTGCGGATGATCCGCCAGCCGCCCAGGTAGGTGCCGAGCGCGATGGCCAGGCCCGCGGAGGCGATGACCCACATCGGCGGGTCGGAGTGCGGGGCGACGACCCCGCCGGTGATCAGCGCGAGGGTGATCACGCCCATCGTCTTCTGCGCGTCGTTGGTGCCGTGGGCCAGCGAGACCAGGGCCGCCGAGGCGATCTGCCCGGCGCGGTAGCCCTTGGCGGTGTCGGCCTCGGCGCGGTTGCGGGCCAGCCGGTAGGTGAGCCGGGTCGCCGCCATCGAGGCGAGCCCCGCGACGAACGGAGCGGCCACCGCCGGGATCAGGACCTTCATCACCACGGCCTGGCCGTGCACCCCGTGGGTGCCGACGGACACCAGCGTCGCGCCGATCAGACCGCCGAAGAGGGCGTGGGACGAACTGGAGGGGAGACCGGCGAGCCAGGTCAGGAGGTTCCAGATGATGGCGCCGACCAGACCGGCGAAGATCACTTCAGGTCTGATGCCGGAGCTCTCGTCGATGATGCCGCCGGAGATGGTCTTGGCCACCTCGACGGAGAGGAACGCCCCGACGAGATTGAGTCCCGCCGACATCGCCACCGCGGTCTTGGGTCGCAGGGCCCCGGTGGAGATGGTGGTGGCCATAGCGTTGGCCGTGTCGTGGAAGCCGTTCGTAAAGTCGAACACCAAGGCCGTGACGATCACGATCCCGATGAGAAGCGTGATGTGTTCCATTCACCCAGGCAATCCGTTTGAAAGGTCAGTGTCGTCGGGACCGTACGGACGGCGGGTGAACGGAAAGTGAACTGGGCCGGGCGCCGCGGTGACACCCCCGCAGTGTTCACGCGGAGGCGTCTCAGCTGCCACTTCCGTCTCACCCGTCGGCAAATTTCTTGAGCTGGGCCAGGGGGTGGTGCGGTCGCACGTCATGGATCCCCCTGGGCGATGACACGTGAGGGGTGCAGTTCACTCGACGTTAATGGATGATCGACGCAAGGTGGTCGATCTCCGGCCAATTCATCCGAGAGGAACTGGTATCCCCATATGGCGGATACCAGGTGGATGGTTCCAGGGCGTACAGTGCCCCGGCCCGCCCGTACGGTGTAGTGGATCACCCTCGTGCGTTTCCGCACGTCCCGCAGCGTCGCACCGGAGGACCCATGAAGGACCACCCCGACCACCTCGCCGG is a genomic window containing:
- a CDS encoding caspase family protein, which produces MSEYDARGKVNRALLICVHDYETLTRLPAVEANAEALRHALTRPGTDLFTADEVVVCRPHRPEDLSTALRTAADEARGLLLVYFSGHGWVGNDGADLQLMVGASDTRQSYTTVSWQDTVLSCLDNARADRVVIVLECCYSGNADSAFYALRKPVSLLMAHQPNRRIFSGDEQAGGTAFTRAVVRILEQGRADRPFVTFDDLAGALRDELVDERTPMGEPWEPRAAKQNTLDDVILSFATPENRPATPLKVRLRRWYNEHSRRRAKLLIALAAVCALLAAGLVAARVLTPPAPCPPALELRLLTAPEAEPALRRAAFDYEMSPLNTRPLDGERDLPDGCRRAQITVYSAAKDQIDQGFAAADRWQGEAHGGAPEAPARSTAPDPLYRPGPQPDLWIPESTADYEEARRGMPSTGSPATLSDTGPVAYSPLVVGIPAGTQLDGVERVDAPWKDLLTSTDSDHRNLRLLRPSPVLSGTGLLHTLGLYLAGDGAPIGPSGAPDPTRAQDAERRLVAPGSQYAGSPELLCSLRQDGGPDQAPDRPGTGRSPHSAPLVSEKSLADFNLGHALGGCPALDAPPPLGDRYYAYYPKNVPALDHPLIRVDWAGTADAAPRRAAVARFADWLRDPAGGQRSLTAQGYRGLPEKDGSAPRPNPASPLLNPRADTDPTAPVTRFTAGPDQVAQVLTDYNRAQRASRLLILMDTSTSMADGGKLPIVVGAAARALEMVGAHHTYGLWTFPDPAHPGDPAAVRRAVPLGSTDPAPGRAALDRIAKGELVDHGAAMEEALTTAVTEMKKPGEGNSAIVLLIDEDDGGPRRAAGVEQKLTTLLKEAPEVPVLTVVMGRVGCDTFVFQGLARASAGQCVPGGPAAPDLLAGLVASVGTAGTVRR
- a CDS encoding extracellular solute-binding protein; translated protein: MRAGAALPAAALALLLTAAVGGCTSGRPAPEQGPIVLATGSDLSSSGVRQDLIHAWERRTGRTVRIVKLPDTADAQRSQLLAAGQAGNSGYDVLNIDVAWTAEFAAAHVIRPWDGGLDGDFLPSVVKTATGDDGRIWAVPFNTDAGLLYYRKDILKKYHHSAEPPSNWGELKNVAIEVTNAYNREAARAAKAAGKAPPPTLYGMVAQLRPYEGLTVNTLEAAWANGGNPDATSFSKGEQIGALQMGVAELKSRLDTIMPHEATAMDETESRRWFADGRALFMRNWPVEYASIAEKLTPLVQFDVAQLPARPDGKRMSVLGGQNLAIAADSTHPSGARALIEALTDPESERCLLERGFAATRSSAYRTAGGAPHCPLPPGDAQRGEHGAGGAPSAPPDGPPPYTQVLKGALLAAEPRPRSAHYQTFSKVVQIRVSEYLDSQGGTAIADELAKEADQALSGRE
- a CDS encoding inorganic phosphate transporter, whose protein sequence is MEHITLLIGIVIVTALVFDFTNGFHDTANAMATTISTGALRPKTAVAMSAGLNLVGAFLSVEVAKTISGGIIDESSGIRPEVIFAGLVGAIIWNLLTWLAGLPSSSSHALFGGLIGATLVSVGTHGVHGQAVVMKVLIPAVAAPFVAGLASMAATRLTYRLARNRAEADTAKGYRAGQIASAALVSLAHGTNDAQKTMGVITLALITGGVVAPHSDPPMWVIASAGLAIALGTYLGGWRIIRTMGKGITDIQPPQGFAAQTGAAATILASSHLGFALSTTQVCSGAVMGSGLGRKGGVVRWSTAGRMVVAWGLTLPAAGLVSAGAAFLADQGTWGVTTVAVLALAIGGGIWAASRRKPVDHTNVNDGPAAEPAGVVTTALQTVAPPPAGPVVAAVTAPAATEAGVAPTHPDPAQSPARPAAATS